Proteins encoded in a region of the Ornithodoros turicata isolate Travis chromosome 3, ASM3712646v1, whole genome shotgun sequence genome:
- the LOC135390212 gene encoding uncharacterized protein LOC135390212 — MSQASEKKRRKLYLSPGQPFVLPRSTAWFKKRSESDSAAGTSLSYASASPGGSNSNRSSNEDEDDDHTTRPIGTDSEPGSEPDESLSEDGSLDEGDDEHSGSGETPHDDPQDDNSGVPEFDETDLFARCTAEFGTRTLPGSNTTVAVGIVLIMSFIVAQGLPWTAVDDLLNLVDALFGFKNSGLPRTKYLLRKLWAPKYASVVNYHYYCNVCASLLKVTADKLHLCCDACQTTLSISKDGECTWKPSLMLKELQQVF; from the exons ATGAGTCAAGCCAGTGAAAAGAAGCGACGCAAGTTGTACTTGAGTCCAGGTCAGCCGTTTGTTCTTCCCCGCTCGACCGCATGGTTCAAGAAACGTTCGGAATCCGACAGCGCCGCTGGAACTTCTCTCTCTTATGCTAGTGCCAGTCCCGGAGGAAGCAACAGTAACAGATCCAGCAATGAAGATGAGGACGACGATCACACTACGCGACCCATTGGAACCGACTCTGAACCAGGGAGCGAGCCTGATGAATCTCTCAGCGAGGATGGCAGTTTAGACGAAGGTGATGATGAACATAGCGGaagcggtgaaacacctcatgaTGATCCACAGGATGACAACAGTGGTGTGCCAGAATTTGACGAGACAGACTTATTTGCGAGGTGTACCGCCGAATTTGGCACGAGAACTTTACCTGGGTCAAATACAACAGTCGCAGTAGGCATCGTACTGATAATGTCGTTCATCGTGGCCCAGGGGCTACCTTGGACAGCAGTGGACGACCTTCTGAACCTGGTGGATGCATTGTTCGGCTTTAAGAACAGCGGGTTGCCACGCACAAAATACCTGCTACGAAAGCTATGGGCACCGAAGTATGCCTCCGTGGTGAATTATCACTACTACTGCAACGTGTGCGCTTCGCTGTTAAAGGTGACTGCGGACAAATTACATTTGTGTTGTGATGCGTGCCAGACAACCTTAAGCATTTCAAAG GACGGCGAGTGTACCTGGAAACCGAGCCTAATGTTGAAAGAACTGCAGCAGGTGTTCTAA
- the LOC135389292 gene encoding uncharacterized protein LOC135389292, translating into MSVTPKFAYVVYKDGGKAIVSTTLIKKYAPSDVNDLAKNKFIYWETADGDESTENYYPGDVVLLGVSKNDLVQRMTKKKIPVPDNVFEDEKEAAQVQKADKEVIQFNISQIENGLLGSLHFRRKKKKKRAAATRKRKMTDLFSGEEESSGDELVERRKLREERERNKELRKKVRHVQAKLDAIEARYERLEARNEKLQDLLEIRLEAWFCSSVQRDSSSTSSPRFNDSGTSTVTRVVNRESTWKFPPRQTDFVTGDIFSVTEVVDTSSVPCSQNEGAGFDDCAEVVIQSQVPASQLPVCSQLPEVASTDYNDLGFKVVAASTAASQIVPSCSQASTNSASDLPLLSEVDGQVHLGKGIFVTNEQWEWLLARRRDSLFCKEAVKMLWPISELRNRSITGAPCRRLKQSGAQGRKALTPVKLEAVASMTVFLS; encoded by the exons ATGTCTGTCACGCCTAAATTTGCGTACGTAGTGTATAAAGACGGAGGAAAGGCAATAGTATCTACAACACTGATTAAGAAGTATGCACCGTCGGACGTAAACGACCTCGCCAAGAACAAGTTCATTTATTGGGAAACTGCCGACGGCGATGAAAGTACCGAGAACTACTATCCTGGAGACGTAGTACTCCTTGGAG TGAGCAAGAATGACTTGGTTCAGCggatgacaaaaaagaaaattccaGTCCCTGACAATGTGTTCGAAGATGAAAAAGAAGCAGCGCAGGTTCAGAAAGCTGACAAAGAGGTTATACAGTTTAACATATCGCAAATTGAAAATGGCCTTTTAGGCAGCTT GCACTttcgcagaaagaaaaaaaaaaaacgtgcggCAGCCACTCGGAAAAGGAAAATGACTGACCTGTTTAGCGGGGAGGAGGAGAGCTCAGGAGATGAGCTTGTTGAAAGACGAAAGCTTCGTGAGGAAAGAGAACGGAATAAGGAGCTTCGGAAGAAAGTTCGTCACGTGCAGGCAAAACTTGATGCAATAGAAGCAAGGTATGAAAGGCTTGAGGCCCGTAATGAAAAGTTGCAGGATCTCCTGGAGATCAGACTCG AGGCGTGGTTCTGCAGCAGTGTGCAACGTGATTCATCCTCTACCAGCAGCCCTCGCTTCAACGACAGCGGTACCAGCACTGTTACCAGAGTGGTGAACAGAGAGAGTACCTGGAAATTTCCA CCCAGGCAGACAGATTTCGTTACCGGTGATATTTTTTCCGTGACTGAAGTGGTGGACACGTCGTCTGTGCCCTGCTCCCAG AATGAAGGAGCTGGTTTTGATGACTGCGCAGAGGTGGTCATACAATCGCAAGTTCCTGCATCACAACTTCCCGTTTGTTCTCAG CTTCCAGAAGTGGCCTCTACTGACTACAATGATTTAGGCTTTAAAGTCGTGGCAGCCAGCACAGCTGCATCACAGATTGTACCATCTTGTAGCCAG GCTTCGACGAATAGCGCAAGTGACTTGCCGCTGCTGTCTGAAGTGGACGGACAG GTTCACCTTGGCAAAGGAATTTTTGTCACCAATGAGCAGTGGGAGTGGCTCCTAGCACGCAGAAGAGATTCACTTTTCTGCAAAGAGGCAGTGAAAATGCTTTGGCCAATTTCTGAACTGAGGAACAGAAGCATCACAGGAGCTCCTTGTCGTCGCCTAAAGCAGAGTGGAGCACAGGGCAGAAAGGCGTTGACGCCTGTAAAGCTTGAAGCTGTTGCAAGTAtgactgtttttctttcatag